In the Helicobacter typhlonius genome, one interval contains:
- a CDS encoding TRAP transporter small permease encodes MLSFIAKPFVWAHHNPRVLRIFAILDKIIASINKTIAVMGLTIGVLITAINVFCRYLTGLFPDTFQLSLTWAEEVARYCFLWSAFFGAAYGFRKGVHISVTMLLDKFPPKLAKACVISIHIINSLFLAFMAYAGIMVCYDNYMLGYMSEALHNVPLWIFLLCLPFAFFGATYRSIEKIYEVSWTDADKVVRNAETEMIHDSVIKN; translated from the coding sequence ATGCTTTCTTTTATTGCTAAACCATTTGTGTGGGCTCACCATAACCCACGCGTTCTTCGAATCTTTGCTATCTTAGATAAGATTATCGCCTCTATCAATAAAACTATTGCGGTAATGGGCTTAACCATTGGTGTGCTTATCACAGCAATAAATGTATTCTGCCGCTACCTCACAGGGCTTTTTCCCGATACTTTCCAGCTCTCACTTACTTGGGCAGAGGAAGTTGCGCGCTATTGCTTTTTGTGGTCGGCGTTTTTTGGCGCAGCGTATGGATTTAGAAAAGGTGTGCATATTAGCGTAACTATGCTTTTAGATAAATTTCCTCCAAAGCTCGCTAAAGCTTGTGTAATATCTATACATATCATCAATTCTCTTTTTCTTGCATTTATGGCTTATGCTGGGATTATGGTGTGCTATGATAATTATATGCTTGGCTATATGAGCGAGGCTCTGCATAATGTGCCCTTATGGATTTTCTTGCTTTGTTTACCTTTTGCTTTTTTTGGCGCAACTTATCGTTCGATTGAAAAAATCTATGAAGTATCTTGGACAGACGCAGACAAGGTTGTAAGAAACGCAGAAACTGAAATGATACACGATTCAGTCATAAAAAATTAG